The DNA sequence cccaaacacacacgctccACTCCCCCTCACCATTGGTACATACACTTTTCAGTGGCAAGGCTCGTCCGTCTCCCTAACGAAACTGTCTAcatgttcagtttagttcagttcagtaactctATGAGGCCGCGTCACGTCACtggtttcggacaaatccacatacgctacaccatgatttatctgctaagcagatgcctaagcAACAACGTGACCATTCTATACATTAGggaggttattttattttatataaaaaaaaaaaaaaaatgtggattttttttgtacatcgttgattaaaaaaaaaaagagagtacttTTCATCGTATTGCATAAGGGAAATCTTAACTGTTTCCATGCATACGATTCTTCTAAACTGTAAAATTATTGTAAGGACAAAGAAATTTCTATTTGCTCCttgtttcttcatcatcatcatcatcatcatcatcatcatcatcatcatcatcatcatcatcatcatcatcatcatcatcataatcatcatcatcatcatcatcatcttcttcttcttcttcttcttcttcttcatcatcatcatcatcatcatcatcatcatcatcttcttcttcttcttcattatcatcatcatcttcttcttcttcttcttctcctcctcctcctcctccttcttcttcatcttcttcttcttcttcttcttcttcttcatcatcatcatcatcatcatcttcttcttcttcttctcagtattatggttgttgttgtgttgttgatgcatcttttttttaaaaccccgaTCCTTCGgcgattcttccttttcttattcggCTCCATATATCTGGAATAGTTTACCTCACATTcttcgccactctctctctcatttcaatcTTTGAAAACtagtctgaaaacacatctttttgaaaacaccTATCCTTAGACATTCTATACCTCTTCAGTtttaagccatgcaaactctctctgtctctctctctctctttcggtgtgtgtgtgtgtgtgtgtgtgtgtgtgtgtgtgtgtgtgtgtgattatgtaatgTAATACGAGTAGTCTCTTAATTTGTTTTATAtcattgtgcgctaaatcattatttttctttttcttccttttgtgagttgttgttgttgttgttgttgttgctgctggtggtggtggtgatgtgtgtgtgtgtggtgtgtgtgtgtgtgtgtgtgtgtgtgtgtgtgtgtgtgtgtgtgtgtgtgatgtttattgtaaagcgctttgagctctctttgagggaggaaagcgctcaacaaatgtttcttcttcttcttcttcttcttatcatcatcatcatgattatcatgattattattattattgttattattattattattattattattattattattatcatcatcatcatcgttgttgtcgttgtgatgatgacagtgatgatgacaatgatgatgatgctgctgctgctgatgatgatggtgatgatgatgatggtgatgatgatgatataaatgaATGGGGAGGAGAGGTTCTGAGACCAGAGACAGGGTtcgtgttttggttttgttttgttttacattgcATTTCGTCCAACCCAGGTGACTCCTCCTTTGCCAATAcctatttgtacacacacacaagcgcgcgcgcgcacgcacgcacacacacacacacacacacacacacacacacacacacacattcaacgtcTCTGAATGTTGAGAACGAATGCAAGAGAAGCAACCCGCGTATGGAAATATCAACCCTCAGTGGCGATTACTTCCCTTACATTTCTCAACACTGCTTGACTTCTTCTtccttgctgttgttattgtaatGATGGTTGTTGAGGTAATGCGATGAACAAGCCGACGACGAAGaaaatacatcatcatcatcattatgatgatgatgatgattattattatcataagtattattagtattagtaaaGAAACTCtttggagagctggacagtacaaggtcttcagagatgaagaagcccccctcattcaagtgtttcggcccttaactccttacactctaagggggccgggccgcacccaggtcatgactcctggatgcccttgtattgccgcctttcccccccctggtcctcagcaggttcaaacccgcgcctccagggtggtccgGTCGCCACTTCaaaactgagtcaccttttctggcagacgtttcaaCCACTgagcctagtttgagtagggaaaatttaatccttatgaagtttactttcactccgcctcgaccagatccagctggaactcttttttgctgcttctgccatttCCGTGATGGccaatgtcctctctctgccagaaatcgacagctgtttcatgaggttgtaggcagatgcgcccacaaaccctcttgcaccaatctttATGGCGAGGTCTTtgacttggaagccagattctctcaggctgctggctagactggcatacttctcggtcttgtagatgggcttcctccattctgctttcgtatggcacagtgagctcaatcagaattgcttgtttcgttgctttggagtggagtaccatgtcagatctcatgccgctcttgctgatgatttccgggtgtttcttctcctctggtaggtcaactgtgcattcccaatcttcggcaccatcaaacaGCCCACGTTtgcatgctttggaaactttggatgctgttcctggccagactttgtTGCCTTCTGCCAAgaggaacttctggtggggttggtgctccttagacagtgctcaccacgtgtgcaatttcttttagcacttgatTGTGCCTCCAtatgtaccgtccttggctcaacgccactTTGCTTGAGCTGAGGACATATTccgctgtttgtttgccatggtaGAGTGGGCACGCAgagtcatctgctttcccccatttcaccaactTTGTATTCGAGGggaggaggtcgtacacagatcttaggatgaagctgatcatcagaggggccatgttccacatgtcgctccagctgaggctcctttgaagtgcattttcccatgttgtccactgcccctgctggccttgctgaaTTGCCTTCTTGACTCTGTTATCATCTTTTATCattctcttccttcttgatctcctgtatgatcatgtctctttttgctttcccccttgccttggaccactattccatctttgtcgatcccaggccttgtctgttggtttggggtgTGATccattatttccttcgtcttaaggttttctttcgctgcactgactgcctccctgactttccattttctgacAGTTTTCAGCTTGGgatggttggatctcacaatactgtcacctgagtcttcgagcatgctgagaagtcttgccttccctatcttgtattcttcgacaagggacttcagaggtagcttcagctttgcttggcaacagtagagtgccacatcagtgagaccaggtgggacaccaagccatttgcgtgtgtacttgttgatctttgtctcaatcgactcgactgtgctacagctgatataaTTTTATATCAGgtgaggccacaggagctttggtatcagcatagatTGTAGGCACCatactttgtatttgccaggaaggccacactggtctatgatatgcaggccttcttttgctgtttctgttcctatttttgtgtctttcagggactcgtcataccatcttccaaggcttttgactggttcatctgacaccgttggaatggcttggttggctacagtgaatgtgaccgtttcagctacctttcctttatgcagtgagaggctccgtgatttctttggtttgaagttcatcctgactgaggcaactagctcgttcagccgcttcaatatttcacgtgtgtcatcctcttttgttgataggactgttgtgtcatccatgaaggctttcaaaggaggtatctggtatccgttaccgaggtcggctcgatccgttcccttcattgaggccttcaagatcacttccattggcagcacgaacaggattggagaaattgcacagcccatggctgtgcccacttccagattgatccaatctgtcgtgtattccttggtggtgaaccgcattgagaagccatggaagtacttcttcagcatttccctgatgttccttggtacatggtgcatctcaagagccagttggatcatctcatgaggaactgacccgtacgcatttgccagatccagccataccagtcaaggttctttttctctgcctttgctctttggattgcatcccaaatcattgtggcatattctacacagccaggaactctTGGGATGacacctttctggactgacacatccaggtactcattttctttgaggtattttgtcagtcttgcagccatgagagagaagaagatttttctttcgacattcaggagcgatattggtctgaactggctgatggtatttgaattctgctcttttggaaatgtacacgccatcagctatcatccactggtcgcagatcttcaggttcctccatgtTGATCTTATCACtttgtggagccactcaaggacttcaggacatttcttgtacagcaggtatggtattccgtttggccctggtgatgatttctTTGTCCCCTGTGAGTGTCCCTGACttgggctgctcgaacagtttcATAGCGAACTGAAAGGGTTCTCGGAAGAAGCagtttgtgtcttcttctttctgctccttttcctccttgctaattctgctttactgaggacactgtgctttgctttcaggtctttccaaagtttctgtaggctctgcttctcaaattctgaagctgtcttcatcgttttcttgagctttctttttgcatttcggatgttgtccatttctcgttgtcaCCTGGATTTTTAAGGAGgttttcttgtctttggttctttcactccataggtttcccgacaCGTTGCTTACACGATATCTCCTAGGcggctaacttgtgttccaaggtgctctttcctatcGACGCATAAAGTTTTcgaactattttctggtccaactcttcccattccgtttttgcacttgcaggtggcgagtttagtttctggcgtttggcttcaaTATCTTGTACGATTGattagtaatattattattagtattattgatagtagtagtagtagtagaagtatttcTTTTAACATACTCTTGTCTCTTCAAATAAAGACATCGTATATTTTTGGTATAGTCttgtcaaacaaaacaacaatcgccagtgatgtattattattattattattattactgttgttgttgttgttgttgttgttgcttctatcattattactattattgttgttgttgctatcattattatttcatcatcatcaatatcatcatcacagcAGCGGCCGCCCCTCCCCAGCCCACAGACTACCGTTGTAACATCTGCGGACCACGGAGCCACTGGCGCTGTGTCATCGCTGAGAACACAGACTGCTTCAGTCAGCAGTCTTCAGACTACGATGGACTACCAAGAAGACCATCATTATTTGCTATCAAGaggcattgctgttgttgttgctattgctgttgtaattgttgttgctaAATCTAAGCGTGGGTCTGGTATCTGCTCTCTTTCTGTTGTCACTTTCTCTCTTGGTCTTGCTTGGAGTGTGGAGACCTTGTCTACTTCCTGTTTCAGAAGCAGAAGGGAAATAAGTCACATTGCTGGATATAACTGTTATCAACAGCGaatatcaaaaggaaaaaaagatatatactcATCTGGAAATTAAGCTTGCTTCATACTTCATCAAAAACTTACTTTTTCCAAAAGCCAGACATCCAAGCACCAGGCGCCGTGGCACAACCAGTTGGACTTCTTTAGCAGTGTTTATTAGTGACAAGGGTTTAAgttcccgtttcggcatggtgttttgttgttgggaaaGGCATTTAACTCCGATATTCCTCACACCACACAGGTGTCATTGCAGACCTGGCTTTCTTTGTGTTCAGGGAAGGTAGAATGAGAAGATTTGGCCCCGCCTTACTATACTATGCCGAAACCTAGACAGTGGATATGGTTTTACTACTTCTATCGACGTAAaagtttgtatttgcatttctctgtttatcacaacagatttctctgtgtgaaattcgggctgctctccccagggagagcgcgtcactacactacagcgccacccatttttttgtatttttttcctgcgtgcagttttatttgtttttcctatcgaagtggatttttctacggaattttgccaggaacatcccttttgttgccatgggttcttttacgtgcgcgtagtgcatgctgcacacgggacctcggtttatcgtctcatccgaatgactagcgtccaggccaccactcaaggtctagtggagggggagaaaataacgacggctgagccgtgattcgaaccaacgcgctcagattatctcgcttcatgggcggacgcgttacctctaggccatcgctccactctcTATGTTGAAACCTAGaaagtggatatgatttcactgcccctatggccgTAAACATATTTGGGACCTTCAACCTCTCagctaattttcttcttcttctttccgttacacgaccaacatcaacttactgatgactctgtcgtggatcatacatgctgggtattttcgtgtctccataacccaccgaacactgatgtgggttacaggatctttaacgtgcgtatttgatcttctgcgtgcgtatacacacgaagtgggttcaggcactagcaggtctgcacatatgttgacctgggagatcgggaaaatctccaccctttacccaccaggcgccgttaccgtgattcgaacccgggaccctcagattgaaagtccaacgcttaaaccactcggctattgcgcccgtcataaggCGCCTGGCAGAATTTTATGGCTGAGCTGTGGCAAATTGCTCGtgcccaagcgcgttgggttacgctgcttaacaggtgtggtgtagcgtatatggatttgtacgaacgctgcgcaacgcctccttgagaaactgaactgaattgaactgagctCACGCCCTTTCTGTTTCGGACAATGGGTTGATTAATTAACTGACGAACAGATTGATTGATCAACGCTGGAGTAGTTAACGCGTTCGCCTACGATGCGAGAGAATCTAAACATGTGGGATCGAAACCCACAAACGCCAGAATCCCCCACCCTTCATTAGACCTTGAATGATGCTCCgaacgttagtcattcggaagagtcaataaaccgaggtcccgtgtgcaacaagcAATTAGCTCACGTACAAGGATTCAGAGGAACAAAGggatgcccctccccctccccgccacccatgcctccccccccccccccccccgcttgaTCAATGAGAGCTGCCTGATCAATGGTTcccccactgcaatgggaagttgtttacagcctagtcttctgtgcaggactatgactttcaaattAGGAGGCAATATGTACTGGTTCGTAATGCTACAGctatgggggctagttggcctttgggaaccatcccaacgccgaccgtaaTAAAAAatatcttggccgagagagtggggatataacttgggcaagacactctccactataatcaaactttatgtgtgtgtgtgtgtgtgtgtgtgtgtgtgtgtgtgtgtgtgtgtgtgcgtgtgcgtgtgtgcgtgtttgtgcgtgtgtgtgtgcttgtgcatgtgtgtgtgtgcctgtgcgtgcctgcctgcctgcatccgtgtgtatgtgtcaatATCAATATAAAcatactttcaggagcccaagcaggatttagacagtcccattctacattagatcaaatgtttgttttgaaatcacttattgatattttctccatgaaaaagaagaaactttactgtggcttttgttgattttaaaaaagcctttgatttagtttggagaagtgggttatggcaaaaacgtgTTCGTGAAGGCGTgtatggtaaaattttgcgtgtcataatgatcatgtatgatagaattaagtcatgtgtgtttttaaatggtgaaaaatctgatttctttagcatttgtaacggtgtacgacaaggagaaaatctctcgcctttgcttttttctctgtatctcaatgatttcactgagcataagagtccatctgttgatcctttattgaatgttaacatttcagagttagataattacatgcgattatttgtactgttgtatgcagatgacgcagttttactttcagagacgaaagaaggattacagcagtccctcaatgtttttcacaaatattgtttagaatggaaactagtggtcaatgtaaagaaaactaaagtgatgatatttaattctacaaacaagctaaagcctgtttttaagtttagTGATGCATgcttggatgttgtcgattcttttaaatatctaggcatcgaatttagtagaaatggaactttttataaagctaaaaaaaaaatatatatatatatagacagggcaaaaaagctatgttttcgttacttcagtcagccagaaatcaagatttatctttacatatcattctggacatgtaccagtctatgattgttcctattttgttgtatggtgcagaaatatgggattatgaaaatgtagatatacttgaaaaattagaattgaaaattttgaaacgcttgttcaaactgaacagaaatactatgacccaaattgtttatggagaaactggtatttatccaatcagtgtgttagtgaaaatgataTTAGTTCGATTTTGAACCAGCTTAgagatatcaaacacagaaaaaatattctgggaaaatatatttgatattacttgacttatatcgaaatggtatttattcttcaaaatggatgagttgtatcagacaaattttaatagaagcagggtatgactgtgtttgggatggtcaattcttcttggagagggaatctttctgcaagaatgtcgaaattgctttgagagatagttttcaaaatctatggagacatgctctagaggcgagtagtaaatgttttatcgaaatttcaaaagtggatttggtagagaaaaatatataagtcaaatgcctgataattgttgtcagcttcttcagatttcgaagtagtaatcataagctggaaatagaaacagagagacacaaaggcataccactagagttacggttttgtaaggtttgtaacatgtctgtgattggtgatgagtttcattttataatggaatgtcccaattatgatcagttacgaaatagatatgttcctaaaaaatatttgtctccaaaatcggtttttaatttttgtaatatgctcaaaggaggcaaaaaagtcattttagctgtaagtaagatgattagatttgcaaatgttgcctagttatacttttggagttaaaagacatttgtgttttctcgacttttatgtgacattgtcgtgtatttggaaatgtttgttctgggcacgaaaagattattttgcagtaatcctccatactccaataggagtgaaaggataattaaaacttgaaacttgaaacttgtctgcgtgtgtgtgtgtgtgtgtgtgtgtgtgtgtgtgtgtgtgtgtgtgtttgagacagatatttttgacagagacacagacagagacagacaaataggcacagagacagacagacagacagatgagtaacctacagacagacataaagcgCTGATCAGGTCTTACTACTAGTAcgactactattgctgctgttactactactactactactactaccactattactacaactactactactactactattactgctgctgctgttgctactactactactaccactgctactacaacaactactactattactgctgctgctgttgttgctgctactaccagTAAACATCAactacaacgatgatgatgatgatgatgatgataatcataatgataatacaaataatgataatacaaccaTTCATGCAGCGTGCAACTTGGCAGTCACCGTGCATTTCAAAAAAGCATGACAAAAAATACAGAGTGGAATGGAACAATGGAACGTTATTACAAACACACCCTAACACATCTCTACAAAGTATGTTGTATTCAGCGCATCACAGAGTAAATACGCTGAGAAGTGTTAACACTGTATCCGTTCTTGTTGATTCTCTCTGTTTGGAAGCCAGACATTGAAACTCTATCGCTTAGCGCTGATGACCAGCCGTGCTTAGTCTTGACGAAAAGCAGGAACACACCTCTTTCAGATCCCTGCGAAATTTGGAACTGAGAGCGAGGTAGGCGAAAAAATTCACCGCAGAGTTGACGCACGAAGCAGTCAGCATGAAAATCTGGTACACGACGAAAAAAGAGTTATGGTACTTTCGATACAGATTGAACTCTGGGAAAAGGGTGTAGATGATGGCAGCGCACGTGCGGGGGACGAAGATGACGGTGTAGATGACGCACAGGCACAGCAGCATCGTGGTGATCTTGTTGCTCCTAACATCCCCCTCCTCAGTCCTTGCCCCGGTCATCTGCAATCGTTTACGATAAGTTTTGCGCAGGTTAACGACGGTGACGACACTGCAAACGACAACCACGATGAAGAACAAAGGCTGGGAAATGAACCCGAGATAGTACAGCAGGTATTTTTGGATTTTGCCGTCCGGAGGGAACCAGCTGGTGTTGACACTGTAAGCGATGCTGCGATTGGTCGAAGGGTCCACTCTCCACTTGACAGTGTTTCCCAGAACGGCCGTGAGGTAGAACACGAAGGGGACCACGTAGCACACCACTATGGCCATCACCATAGACCTGCATAGGAATAAAAGAGGTGAAGGTTAATGCATGTTTTGTTTAAATCCCCTGGTGCAGGAagtttctgtgtttgttctttaCAGAAATGTGACACATTTCCAACAGGCTCATTCTGTGTTTGTTCTTTACAGAAACGCGACCCATTTCCAAGAGGCtcattatgtgtttgttttttttacagaaatgtGACCATTTCCAACAggcttattttgtgtttgttcttcACAGACATGTGATCCATTTCCAAGAGGCTCattctgtgtctgttctttacAGAAATGTGAACATTTCCAACAGGCTTATATTGTGTTTGTTCTTCACAGAAATGTGACCATTTCCAACAGTctcattttgtgtttgttcttcACAGAAATGTGACAATATCCAACAGGCTTATTCTGTGCTTGTACTTTAAAGAAATGTAACCATTTCCACGCGGttcgttgtgtgtttttttctttacagaaaTGTGGCTATTTCCAAGATACTCATTGTGTGTTCTTTACAGAAATGTGACCATTTCCTAAGACATGTGCGTTTGTTCTTTACAGAAATGTGGCTATTTCCTAAGACACGTGACCATTTCCAAGAGgctcattttgtgtttgtttttcacaa is a window from the Babylonia areolata isolate BAREFJ2019XMU chromosome 15, ASM4173473v1, whole genome shotgun sequence genome containing:
- the LOC143290302 gene encoding uncharacterized protein LOC143290302; this encodes MAIVVCYVVPFVFYLTAVLGNTVKWRVDPSTNRSIAYSVNTSWFPPDGKIQKYLLYYLGFISQPLFFIVVVVCSVVTVVNLRKTYRKRLQMTGARTEEGDVRSNKITTMLLCLCVIYTVIFVPRTCAAIIYTLFPEFNLYRKYHNSFFVVYQIFMLTASCVNSAVNFFAYLALSSKFRRDLKEVCSCFSSRLSTAGHQR